One genomic region from Enoplosus armatus isolate fEnoArm2 chromosome 17, fEnoArm2.hap1, whole genome shotgun sequence encodes:
- the LOC139300532 gene encoding cyclin-dependent kinase 5 activator 1-like yields MGTVLSLSPSYRKAVLFEDGPATVGHYTAVQNSKNAKDAAAAASKSLKRPSLINVLPWKRIVAVSAKRKGSKKLQSDSGDGGKGNSPDGHATATANSASNSLKLKKSQSCANLSSYSSSQDPLATTTTTSSHLPISKTLVNVATVAAKKNSLTGSGIQPSTTTGTPKRVIVQASTSELMRSLGEFLCRRCYRLKRLSPTDPVLWLRSVDRSLLLQGWQDQGFITPANVVFLYMLCRDVVSSEVASERELQASLLTCLYLSYSYMGNEISYPLKPFLVEAEKEAFWDRCLEIINRMSGKMLQINTDPHFFTQVFADLKNESKKEEEKTKLLIGLDR; encoded by the exons ATGGGTACGGTGCTGTCACTGTCTCCCAGCTACCGCAAGGCAGTGCTGTTTGAGGATGGCCCGGCCACGGTAGGCCACTACACAGCGGTCCAGAATAGCAAGAATGCCAAGGATGCTGCAGCAGCGGCCTCAAAGTCCCTCAAACGCCCCTCTCTCATCAatgtgttgccatggaaacgcATTGTGGCTGTATCAGCGAAGAGGAAGGGCTCCAAGAAGCTGCAGTCAGACAGCGGGGATGGTGGGAAAGGGAACTCTCCGGATGGCCATGCCACTGCCACGGCCAACTCAGCCTCCAATAGCCTGAAACTGAAGAAGTCCCAGTCCTGTGCTAACCTTTCATCTTACTCCTCAAGTCAGGACCCCTtggccaccaccaccactacctcCTCCCACTTGCCCATCTCCAAGACCCTGGTTAACGTAGCTACTGTCGCTGCCAAAAAGAATTCCCTCACAGGCTCCGGGATCCAGCCGTCTACCACAACTGGCACACCAAAACGGGTCATCGTCCAG GCCTCCACCAGCGAACTGATGCGCAGCCTGGGTGAGTTCCTGTGCCGCCGGTGTTACCGACTGAAGCGTCTATCCCCAACCGATCCGGTGCTGTGGCTGCGCAGTGTGGATCGTTCCCTCCTCTTACAGGGCTGGCAGGATCAAGGCTTCATCACTCCGGCCAATGTGGTCTTCCTCTACATGCTGTGCCGTGATGTGGTCTCGTCCGAGGTGGCCTCCGAGCGCGAGCTGCAGGCCTCACTGCTCACCTGCCTCTACCTGTCCTACTCTTACATGGGCAACGAGATCTCCTACCCGCTGAAGCCATTCCTGGTCGAGGCGGAGAAGGAAGCCTTCTGGGACCGCTGCCTGGAGATCATCAACCGCATGAGCGGCAAGATGCTCCAGATCAACACCGATCCACACTTCTTCACCCAGGTGTTTGCTGACCTGAAGAACGAGAgcaagaaagaggaggagaagaccaAACTCCTCATAGGCCTTGACCGATAA
- the rpain gene encoding RPA-interacting protein — MYLFHSLVALQMDALHRHRSLYKGTTPPWKETYRRRCVDRLKNSRSRLLERYRQMGESQQRSGSGASIIVQEVMEEEWTALQSEDRRLPSLWGPDGMAEMFSVMREYDELAVLEEIQQELLSQETSIIEEYERNVQFEQQYISSVVEGMEEMHIICPVCHTNNLNINSHFISCLCGLYMNTKKRNITPDILRHLLESRVSEHMEDCLLNPVFSVAPNTDSSPNLMISCKVCDYLSIVL; from the exons ATGTACCTTTTCCACTCGCTAGTAGCACTACAGATGGACGCTTTGCACAGACACCGCTCACTTTACAAAGGAACGACTCCGCCATGGAAAGAGACGTACCGCAGG CGCTGCGTGGACAGACTCAAAAACAGCCGGTCCAGGCTGCTGGAGAGATATCGTCAGATGGGGGAGAGCCAGCAGCGCAGCGGCTCCGGGGCCTCCATCATCGTccaggaggtgatggaggaggagtggaCCGCGCTGCAGTCAGAGGACCGCAGGCTGCCCTCGCTGTGGGGGCCGGACGGCATGGCAGAG ATGTTCAGTGTCATGAGGGAGTATGACGAACTGGCCGTCCTCGAAGAAATCCAGCAGGAGCTCTTGTCTCAAG AAACGTCCATTATCGAAGAGTACGAGAGGAACGTGCAGTTTGAGCAGCAGTACATATCGTCTGTTGTGGAAGGGATGGAAGAGATGCATATTATTTGCCCCGTATGTCACAC GAACAACTTGAACATCAACAGCCATTTCATCTCCTGCCTCTGTGGACTGTACATGAACAcgaag AAACGGAACATCACCCCCGATATCCTGCGGCATCTTCTGGAGTCCCGGGTGTCGGAGCACATGGAGGACTGTCTCCTCAACCCCGTGTTCTCTGTAGCTCCCAACACCGACAGCTCTCCCAACCTGATGATAAGCTGCAAG GTTTGTGACTACCTGTCTATTGTCCTGTGA
- the LOC139299839 gene encoding 26S proteasome non-ATPase regulatory subunit 11A has translation MAAAAVAEFQRAQSLLGTDRNASIDILHSIVKRDVQESDEEAVRVKEQSILELGGLLAKTGQAAELGGLLKYVRPFLNSISKAKAARLVRSLLDLFLDMEAATGQEVELCLECIEWAKAEKRTFLRQALEARLISLYFDTKCYQEALQLGSQLLQELKKMDDKALLVEVQLLESKTYHALSNLPKARAALTSARTTANAIYCPPKLQAALDMQSGIIHAAEEKDWKTAYSYFYEAFEGYDSIDSPRAITALKYMLLCKIMLNAPEDVQALISGKLALRYAGRQTDSLKCVAQASKNRSLADFEKALTEYKAELRDDPIISTHLTKLYDNLLEQNLIRVIEPFSRVQIAHISSLIKLPKGDVERKLSQMILDKKFHGILDQGEGVLIVFEEPVVDKTYEAALETIQNMSKVVDSLYNKAKKLT, from the exons ATGGCAGCCGCGGCAGTGGCTGAGTTTCAGAGAGCACAGTCTCTTCTTGGAACAGACCGGAATGCCTCTATCGATATCTTACACTCAATAG tgaaGCGGGACGTCCAGGAGAGTGATGAGGAGGCGGTGCGTGTTAAAGAGCAGAGCATCCTGGAGCTGGGTGGGCTGCTGGCCAAGACAGGGCAGGCTGCAG agCTTGGGGGCCTGCTGAAGTATGTACGGCCCTTCCTCAACTCCATCTCCAAGGCCAAGGCAGCCCGGCTGGTCCGCTCCCTGCTGGACCTGTTCCTGGACATGGAAGCTGCCACGGGTCAGGAGGTGGAGCTCTGCCTGGAGTGCATAGAGTGGGCCAAGGCAGAGAAGAGGACCTTCCTCAGACAGGCACTAGAG gctCGTCTCATCTCATTGTATTTCGACACAAAGTGCTACCAGGAGGCTCTACAGCTTG GCTCCCAGTTGCTGCAGGAGCTGAAGAAGATGGACGACAAGGCCCTGCTGGTGGAGGTTCAGCTGCTGGAGAGTAAGACATACCACGCGCTCAGTAACCTGCCCAAGGCCCGCGCCGCCCTGACATCTGCCAGGACCACCGCCAACGCCATCTACTGCCCACCCAAACTACAAGCAGCTTTAGACATGCAGTCAG GGATCATTCACGCAGCGGAGGAGAAAGACTGGAAGACGGCTTACTCCTACTTCTATGAGGCCTTTGAGGGCTACGACTCCATTGACAGCCCCCGAGCCATCACGGCCCTCAAATACATGCTGCTCTGCAAAATCATGCTCAACGC GCCAGAGGATGTCCAGGCCCTCATCAGTGGCAAGCTAGCCCTGCGGTACGCTGGCAGACAG aCAGACTCACTGAAATGTGTGGCACAAGCCAGCAAGAACCGGTCGCTGGCAGACTTCGAAAAG GCACTAACAGAGTACAAAGCAGAGCTGAGGGATGACCCCATCATCAGCACCCATCTGACCAAACTGTATGACAACCTGCTGGAGCAGAACCTCATCAGGGTCATCGAACCTTTCTCCAGGGTCCAG ATAGCACACATTTCCTCCCTCATCAAACTCCCTAAG GGAGACGTGGAGAGGAAATTATCGCAGATGATCCTGGACAAGAAGTTTCACG GTATTTTGGACCAAGGCGAAGGTGTGCTGATTGTCTTTGAAGAGCCAGTGGTGGACAAGACGTACGAGGCGGCCCTGGAGACCATTCAGAACATGAGCAAAGTGGTCGACTCGCTCTACAACAAAGCCAAGAAGCTAACATAA